Sequence from the Chthonomonas sp. genome:
TTAGCCATCGTTGCGTTAGCATCGCGACGGGCTCGCTAGACGACGTCAGCTTGGCCGATATGGTCGTCCTCGCATCGCCACCCGAGACCATCCCGCAGCTTTTGCGCGATCTGGAACCCATCATCGGTCCGCAAACCGTGATCACCGACACGTGCAGCGTCAAGGGCGTCATCATGGATGCGGTCCCCGAGAGTCTGCGCTCCCGGTTCGTGGGTGGTCACCCCATGGCAGGCCGGGAACTAGGAGGCGTGAAATACTCGCGCAAAGATCTGTTCGATGGGTCCTCGTGGATTCTGTGCCCGTTCCCCGAGACAGATCAAGACGCCTACCTTTGGGTCCAACGCATGGTCTACGCGCTCGATGCACGACCGGTGCGGCTCTCGCCAAAAGAGCACGATGAGCACGTCGCGCTGCTGAGCCACTTGCCGCACGTCCTCGCAAACGAACTGCTCGCCATGGCTAGCGAGTTGCGTAAACCGGACATTCATGGCGGCTCATGGTCAGACCTCACCCGTGTCGGTGGGAGCAACCCCGCGCTGTGGGAGCAGATTTTCAGTATGAACTCGGAAGCGCTCCAAGGCACCCTCGGGACTCTCATCGAACGGCTCGAAGCGGCCAAGAAGATGCTCGCAGAGGGGAACACAGCTGGCCTACGCGAGATCATCGAGAAGGCGGAAACCGCACGGTATCGGGCGGTGACTCCGCAACTCCACCAAGTAAACTCGGAGTGATGGAGATCGTCGTCTCGCACTCTGGACCGCTGCGGGGCTCCATCCGTACGCCCTCCGACAAATCGCTCACCCACCGCGCATTCATGTTTGCCGCGGCAGCGCAGTCCCCGAGCGCAATCCTAAACCCACTCATGGGCGAAGACTGCGTCAGTACGCTGCGGTGCCTCGAGCAGTTGGGAGCCCTACCAGAGCGAGTAGGCAATGGGTTCAAAATCGTCCCCGCCCCGGAGTGGTTGCAGCCTGAGCACGAATTGGACTGCGGAAACAGTGGGACCACGATGCGACTCCTCAGCGGGTTCCTGGCTTCGCGTCCGCTGCATGTACGACTCATCGGCGACGCCTCGCTGTCAAGACGCCCGATGCGGCGTATAGCCGATCCGCTTCGTCTCATGGGCGCAAAGATCGAAGGCGATACTCCCCCACTCTCCCTCCAGGGCGGCCGGCTACGCGCGATTGACTACGCCTCCCCCGTCGCCAGCGCTCAGATCAAAAGCTGCATTCTCCTCGCTGGGTTACGCGCCGAAGGCACGACCTGGGTATCCGAGCCAGCGCCGAGCCGCGACCACACCGAGCGCATGTTGCGCGCGCTTGGGGTGCAACTCCACGATCGCTGCGATGGCGGAGTCGGGGTGGACGGTGGCACGAAGTGGGACGGATTTGAGTTCAATGTGCCCGCCGACATCTCGAGCGCCGCATTCTGGGCGGTCGCGGCGGCACTGCTCCCCGGCTCCGAGATCGAACTCAGGCAAGTCGGCACCAACCCCAGCCGAACCGGGCTCTTGGACGTTCTTACGCAAGCAGGCATCCCTTGGGCAGCGACGAACGAGCGCGATGAGTTGGGCGAACCGATCGCCGACCTCCGGCTGTCCTGCCGCGCGACCTTGCGGCCCTTCGAGATCTTCGGCGACTTGGTGCCTCGACTCATCGACGAGATCCCGGTCCTTGCCGTCCTCGCAACCCAATGCCACGGAACGACCACAATCCAGGATGCGGCCGAACTCAAAGTCAAGGAGAGTGACCGGATTCTCACCGTGGCGAATGGCTTGCGGGCGATGGGCGCAAAGGTCGAGCCAACCGATGACGGCATGATCATCACCGGACCGACGCCGCTGTGCGGCGCTACCATCGATGCCCAGGGAGACCATCGCATTGGGATGGCGTTCGCCATCGCGGGTCTGATTGCGCAAGGAGACACCATCATCCAGGGCGCGGACGCGATCGCCACGAGCTATCCTGGATTCTGGAGTGATTTGGAGACGTTGCAGGGATGAGTAACTGGGTAATCGCGATCGACGGACCGGCTGGTGCAGGCAAAAGCACGGTTGCCAAATTGTTAGCTCACCGATTAGGTTTGCGATATTTAGACACGGGCGCAATGTACCGGGCACTCGCCCTAAAGGTCACACGCTCGCACGTGTCGGTCGCGGATGAGCCGGGTATCGCCGAGATCGCTCGGGACCTCGACGTTCACTTTGGCGAAGGCGACCCGCAGACGGTCTGGCTCGGGGCCGAGGACATTTCCGAGTCGATCCGCACACCCGAAATTGGCGAGTTGGCGAGCGCGCTTAGCGCTTATCCCAGCGTCCGGCGTCACCTGGTCGCTCGACAGCAATCGATGATCCACGAGGGTGGCTACACGCTAGAAGGTCGAGACACCACGACCGTGGTCGCCAAGGACGCAGACCTGAAGGTCTTCCTCACCGCGAGTCTGGAGGAGCGCGCAAAACGACGGCACAAGGAACTCCAGGAGCGCGGCATTGAGATCGACTACGACGAGCTTCTTCGCCAGATCAGCCAGCGAGACCACCGCGACTACACGCGGGACGAGAGTCCACTCTCCATCGCCAAAGATGCCCTGCGGATTGAGAGCTTTGGGGTCTCGCCCGAGACCATCGTCGAGCAGATCATCGCTGCTCTCCGACGGAAAGTTTGAACGATCCGACCGGTGTGTGACATTCCCTAGTGGTGCCGTGCGTCTAAGCACCTAGAAGCAACGACTTTTGCTGGGAGATCAACTATGTCTACTCTATCATTGCTCGCCTCTGTCATCGCCGCGTCGTCGGCCCAAGCGACCGAGATCACGGTCTACAACCAAGGGTTTGCGCTCGTTAAAGAGAGCCGGCAACTACAACTCAACAAAGGGTTTCAGCGCGTTGCCATCGAGGATGTTGCGACGCAGATCGAAACCGATTCGGTAGGTATCCGGAGTGTTTCGGCTCCGGGGTCATTCAGCGTCCTAGAGCAAAACTATCAGTACGACCTTATCAGCCCCCAAGCCATTTTGCTCAAGGCGGTCGGATCCGAGATCACGCTCAACCGCGTGAATCCAGATGGCTCGAAGGAGCGAATTGTCGGGACGCTGCTGAGCGCGCCCGGTCAGGTCGCGGGCACGGCGGGCAACTACGTTTACTCGGGCATGGTCCTGCAGACGAAGGACGGACGAATTCTGCTCTCACCCACGGGTGAGATCGAAGTCACCTCCATCCCGGACGGACTCATCAGCCGCCCCACGCTCATGTGGGAGCTCGAATGCGCCAAGGCTGGGGCCAACACCGTCGAGCTCAGCTACCTCACGGGCGGCGTTTCGTGGAGCGCCAGCTACGTGCTGGCCCTGGACCAGTCGGGCAGCATGGGCGATGTGAAGGGCT
This genomic interval carries:
- a CDS encoding prephenate dehydrogenase/arogenate dehydrogenase family protein — protein: MVVVGVGLIGGSIGLGLLDSAFAESVIGYDPDPVSLSTAVSHRCVSIATGSLDDVSLADMVVLASPPETIPQLLRDLEPIIGPQTVITDTCSVKGVIMDAVPESLRSRFVGGHPMAGRELGGVKYSRKDLFDGSSWILCPFPETDQDAYLWVQRMVYALDARPVRLSPKEHDEHVALLSHLPHVLANELLAMASELRKPDIHGGSWSDLTRVGGSNPALWEQIFSMNSEALQGTLGTLIERLEAAKKMLAEGNTAGLREIIEKAETARYRAVTPQLHQVNSE
- the aroA gene encoding 3-phosphoshikimate 1-carboxyvinyltransferase — protein: MEIVVSHSGPLRGSIRTPSDKSLTHRAFMFAAAAQSPSAILNPLMGEDCVSTLRCLEQLGALPERVGNGFKIVPAPEWLQPEHELDCGNSGTTMRLLSGFLASRPLHVRLIGDASLSRRPMRRIADPLRLMGAKIEGDTPPLSLQGGRLRAIDYASPVASAQIKSCILLAGLRAEGTTWVSEPAPSRDHTERMLRALGVQLHDRCDGGVGVDGGTKWDGFEFNVPADISSAAFWAVAAALLPGSEIELRQVGTNPSRTGLLDVLTQAGIPWAATNERDELGEPIADLRLSCRATLRPFEIFGDLVPRLIDEIPVLAVLATQCHGTTTIQDAAELKVKESDRILTVANGLRAMGAKVEPTDDGMIITGPTPLCGATIDAQGDHRIGMAFAIAGLIAQGDTIIQGADAIATSYPGFWSDLETLQG
- a CDS encoding (d)CMP kinase; this translates as MSNWVIAIDGPAGAGKSTVAKLLAHRLGLRYLDTGAMYRALALKVTRSHVSVADEPGIAEIARDLDVHFGEGDPQTVWLGAEDISESIRTPEIGELASALSAYPSVRRHLVARQQSMIHEGGYTLEGRDTTTVVAKDADLKVFLTASLEERAKRRHKELQERGIEIDYDELLRQISQRDHRDYTRDESPLSIAKDALRIESFGVSPETIVEQIIAALRRKV